Within Diprion similis isolate iyDipSimi1 chromosome 11, iyDipSimi1.1, whole genome shotgun sequence, the genomic segment CAATGTCGTAACTCAGAGCTGCGTACGCAAACTTGCTAAAAATGCACCAGATCCGGATctctttttacaaaaatacgaAGAATTGAAGTCTAAAAAGTAAGTCAAAATAGTAGGTCAATCATTCTCCCAATTTTCCAATAGAAGACTCCAATAACGTTATTGTGCAAACAGATTTGAGATCAAGCTTACATATATCTGAACTTGAAccgtcatttttatttgatgctGTAGCGTTGACCTGTTGGGTCCGTTTATGCAGCTACTTGATTTGATATCAGCAGACAAAAACTTGAAGGATCACTTGGGAAAGAATGCTTTGTCTGCTAATTTGAGTAATACCAAAAGTTCAACGATAACTCGAGAGGATGTTCCACAGGTTTGTTGATCATTTGTTAGtgttgtgaatattttttatccagtGCGAAATTGATAGTTGCATAAAAGTTGTAATTAAATAATCTTACTTTACagatttgtaaaaatgttATTAAAGCTGCCGTTGAGGGTGAAAGGAAATTGAACAAACAAATCAGCATGACTGACAAGCGGAATGATCCTCCTCTAGTCTCGCAAAACTGGGTCGTGGATCGACCTCGTTTTTCTTGGGATTTTCCTTCAGATTTATCTGTTACTTCCTGTCAGAGTGAGTTGATCAACGTTGACCGTCTCCGTGTATAATCTTGTAGCTTTTTACTTTTGTGCAATTATTTATTGCAGAAGTTGTACCAGCTGCATCACAAGAAACAATACTTCTCTGGGATATATTGTGTTGTTTAAAAGGGATGGATGGTTCGTACATCACTTCTGAGCCCCTTGCAAATCCTTACGATGTTCGATCCTTTGTCATTTCACAAGACGTAGGTAAGGATCGTTAAATACTGTAACtactcttgaatttttctatgtGCAGCATCtcaggaaaaatttttgtatcattGTTTTTCAGGTACCTCATATAAGCAGTTAGCACAACAAATATTACCATTGGCTTCACACTACTCAATGACCGTTAGATTtatagaagaaaaagttttgcCTGAAGACGGTCAAGTCAACCATGCTTTGCGAGGAGCATTGAATTGTCTTCTAAAAGATTATTTGGTatgcaaataataaatatttctattaAGCACTTATACGAACatcgtttttataatttatcattAAGTTGATCATGTTTAAATAACCTCAGCTCTTCGTTGTACAATtggaagccgaacatattcgTGGAAAATTGAACCTACAGAAGTTATGGTTTTACATCCAGCCCACCATGGCTACCATGGCAATTCTTGCACATATCACGTCGACTATATGCAAGGTAGTTTTTCAGCTCTTCAACTATAGACATTATTGAGGCACCATCTTATTTGTGCATTTCAAAACTCACAAAACTTTCATTCTCCAGGCGAGTGCTAAAGGTGGCAAAGTCTTGAGCTTACTACACGAACACATGAATGATATCAGCGGGGAAGCTAAGTCAAAGGAATTATGTTTGTTCCTTATTCGTGCAGCTAGTGTTCCCTACATGCAAACGCTAGAAAAATGGGTCTACAAGGGTGTTATAAGCGATCCATATCAAGAAGTAGGTTTTCTTTACTCTACAGTACCCACATAGCACTGAAAATACAGGGAAACTCGGTACGTAATTGTAATGAatatgattttaaaatttactGTGTACAGTTTCTAGTTGAGGATAATGAACTCATACAGCGCGAAGAACTGCCAATGGATTATTCTGCTGATTACTGGGAAAAGAGATACACTGTGAGACATGAAAGAATTCCAGTCTTTCTCAGTGAACATGCCCAAACAATTTTGAGAactggaaaatatttaaatgttATAAGGCAATGTGGTGAGTTTGTTATCAATTCCCTTTACAACTTCCATACCTGATTTCATGAATTCAAGCTTttaaataaatcgaaattcattttacagGTAAGACAGTTCAGTGGGGAAAGCAAGAACCACTTGAATATCAACATCGTGGACAAAAGTACATTGCTGCCATTGACAGGGCTTATTCTGAAGCTGCGCGGACGCTATTAGAAGTCCTTATTCACGAAAACGATCTAATGGGACGTCTTCGAAGCGTGAAGAATTACTTTCTTTTGGCTCAAGGGGATTTCGTGGTAAGTTTATAACTCAAAATATGGAAATTTAGTACctacaaatgtaaaaaaaaaaattttaagtaacATTGTTTATTAGAATCACATTAAAGTTATTTTCATCGTTCTTtacatatttcattatttttatcagaaattatttcttacaTCAATTTTCTAGGTTCAATTTATGAATCTGTGTGAAGGGGAATTggcaaaaaatatgtatgaCATTGTGATTCATCGGCTAGCTTCTCTCCTAGAATTGGCTTTACGCATGTCGACTGCAGATTGTGATCCATACAAAGATGATTTGAAGCCAGAACTCTTGCCCCAtgatttacaatttcaaatgTTCCGAATCCTTTCCATCCAGACACAAGGGGAAaaaggtataaataaaaatacttactaaatattcaaatactaATCAATTCTGTCGGTTATAGATTTTTGTTCTCAAGTTGATACAGCATTAACTGGATTGGAAGCATTTGTATTCAACTATGACGTCAAGTGGCCAGTTTCTTTAATTATAAACAGAAAAGCAATAGCCTGCTATCAGATGATATTTAGACATTTATTTTACTGCAAACATATTGAAAGGCTATTATGTAGGTGGGTACTTTTCGATACTGTAAAAGTCACTAAGGTGACACAGAAACTAAAATCACACAAAAGTGTGACAATTCATTTGTCTGCAGGAAACAGTTCAATGCGAGTCATTATCCTCTAACAATTAATGCTGCATAGAAATATTCATCTGAAGTagtattatttgatttttcagagTGTGGATTAGTAATAAAATAGCAAAAACGTTTACGTGTGAAGCTGCAATGGCATATCGCCAAGCATTTTCACTGAGACAACGTATGCTTGACTGCATACAACACTTGGAATATTATATGATGGTTGAAGTTATAGAGCCGAACTGGCTCACATTTCTCAACAAAATGAGCAAGGTATATAATCTCTTGGAATCAAACGAATTAcatgtttttaattattatctatccTATGATACAGGTCAGCAACGTGGATGATGTTTTGAGCGTGCATCAGGATTTACTTGATAACTGTCTCAAGGAGTGCATGTTAACGGATCCAGTTTTATTGGCATGCATCACGAGTCTCTGTGCTGTATGCGTCGAATTCTGCAATTTCATGCAGGTAAAGATTTTGATTActcttttacaatttttaatataataatattacgtgtgagattgatttaaaataaaaattatacaggtGTTGCACAAGCCGATACTAAACCACTGTTAGTTAGAAATAATACAAATCGTATACGGAATTTAAGTTAAGCATGAATAAGTCCTAGCAGGCTTATTCGTATGAGTTTGGTCAAGATATCTGCACaatgtttttctcaaaaattttaacatgGCTCTGCTGCtacaaaattcaatgaaaaatttcaaaaaacgatGATGTAACTGAGAAGTGACTCTTTTAGGTCatcaaaactgaaattttaatttacggtgaatttcgcaaaaaacaaaaaataataataattaaaagagCTGCATGAATAGACACATGAATATTTGTCATTGTGTTAATCTGACAACATCTTACTAATGTCAAGCAAATGAGCCGGTACTATGTTGACGCTGAACTGACTTCAATGATTGGATCCTGTCAAGATGACGTCGGTGACTGTGATTCTGAGGTACACGGTTAAAAATATAAGATTGCTACAGCTCTGCATCATGTAGTTCTAGAAAGCGTGATACTTGCTGGCGATAGATGATTCATTACATCGACTGCATCTCTGCGTTATTTTCATATCTTTATATTAATTTAGGGGATTAGCAAGAAACAAAGGTAATTTTAGGtatttgtgaaatatattGTCGTTCTTTTGGAAGAAATACTGGCGTTATGTACTGCATGTTACGACCATGAAAACAAGTATCTATTTACTCCTTTCCTTTCTAAACAacgtttcgaatgaaaaatattctctcaATATAAGTCGCGAACCGATATCTAGAGAAAAgagcaaaaattgaattacagatttaaaaaaacgtacttgttgaaatgaaatacaACACGATACCAAATTAAGAAGTAATTCCATTATAAGACTTTTGAGCttttgatttgatttcatGGTGGCAACGTTATTTGCATTTTGTAACTTTAGTATgtaatattggaaaaatattcggaACATGATTAGGAATGCTCCTTTTTTTAGCTTCATTGTGATTGCAAATTATGTTCCTGCCTGGAACGTTTTGTCAGACATGATTCTTCAGTAGCACCTTATTGTAATACTAgttgtgatattttttgttcctAGTCCTGTTACTTTTAGCATTTTCAGCTTACAGCAAAATTGAAACAAGACTCTGCTGCAAGAGAACAAGACAATAAGAAGGTCGGGTAATGAATAGTGATAGCTATAACTAGTACTAGCTTCCAAACTTTTCACAATCCATTCGCTTTCATGTTTAAATTAACAGATTACAACAATCTAATTCTACTCTATTTAACAATTGTCCAGCTTTTTCATTGAACATTAGTATTCAGCTGATGAGACGCAAAAGCCAGTCTTGGTATACACTgtgttgaaattattcttgATAATATTGACTAAGATTGTGTTTAACCGAAACGAATAAAACACTGGTTACGGAACTGTTGATGAAACATATATGCTCAATTAACTTTTGTTTGAATGAAATGTCTGTCAATTATATTGTGGTGAATACCTACGTTCAAACGATATATTTTATCTTATAGAATGATGCTGAATCAACACTCGGGGCAGAAGAGGGCAGTTTTGAAGAGAGAATAACGAGACTGGACACTAGATTTATGGAGGTTCTTGTTCGTCTCCTAGATAGAATCCGTGACTTGGGCCGTGAAATTGATAATGAAAAGTTACTGAATGTTTTGTGCCGGtaagtttataaatatatggacattttttcctttttgtaaAACATATTCCGAtctgattataaaattatactttgtTTTGTATATAGATTGGATTTCAACATGTTTTACACGGAAATGCTGTCAAGGCAGGGTATGGAAAAAACTACACGGCAGCAAGACATTTCTGGTTGATCAGTAACTACTTCCAGATTGTATAGTATACAATCACTCTATACTGTACCTATTatcaactaaaaaaaaatgaatatgttTATAGATCTTTGCTAAAAATGACACAGGATCTGAAAGGTAATTACCATTGTTTATTAATATAGATAAAATGAATTCATTAGttacgaattgaaaatttgtgtaGATTAACAACACTAGCGCAAAGCTAAATATTCCATTTACATAGTAAGCAATTAGAAAATATacctaaataaataatattatcttgTCTTCTTATCAATAATGGAACACGttctttttcattgaaaatataatgtcACAAGCCACGATCAATATTCGTATTCATGTATGTActccatattttttcttttaagcaCATTATCTGCATGCTCGACTTTATTTGTAAATCAGATGTAAAAATGCTATATTCACAAGATTTGCTCAGCTAATCAACAGTGCtaatttcgaaagattttAGGAGTACTAAAAATGATAAGTTgatcagtttttttcaatttgataaaaaagtgACTAGTACAGAAATAATTGTTACCACTGAATTCTACGTGAAAAGCATTTTCGTTTGATGCAACACATTGTCTACTCTGTTTCATTGTTATTGCAACTGTTCTCTTTTAGAGCTAGATTGATATTTTGCAACATCGCTTCAAGTCTTTCAAACTTCTGATTGAATacgtttacaattttttcataatccgAGACACGTCCTCTTGAcaaaataatatcttttgcCTGTGTAATTATATGACGGTCAAGTGCGAGTTTTGAACATGTATTTTTGTAAACTGTCTTACCGTGAGGTATAACGGTATTACCCCGCAGCGGTTTAACTCTGATTTTAGCTTCTGGTAGAAAGtcagggaaaaataaaatttttttcgacaaaaaacGAAGAGGATTTATCCTCATTCGTTGAACAAATGCTCCATAGTGACAACACCATCGATTTGTTAATACAGGTGAACCAACAACAATACCTTCCGCATAGGCGACAAGTTTAGCTCTGGAAATTAATCCGACAAGTTCAGCTTTGCCCAATATCTCGGCGGTATCACTGACAGCCAAGCCGTTTAACAGATTAAACAGCACTATCGCtattagaaaaacaaaaagtacgAACACAAGGCGACTTAGTATAGGATGAAATATAAATGGCATGTCGCTGGCGTCAAACTCTCCAGTCAACATGATAATGGTTTTGAAAAGGGAATGTCCCGGATCAAGGAAGTCACCTTCATCTTTGAATAGTGTATAAAAAGCGAGCGCGAATGCGAGAATAAGGAAGgcgtataaaaatagaaaatgtatAAAGTTAAGTGTAACTGTTTTGAACATTTCAATTGCAGTCGACATTCGAGGATGCTGTCCGATAAGGATGACTAGTTCCCAGGCGGAGAGTAAAATTGCTACTGCCCCAGTGCAAGGCTCGGGTCTACCGAGCAGCGCTACTCCCAGACAAACTAACAAAAGTTCCACCCAATTTTCAGAACTGAGGAAATAGTTCCAAGGAGAAGAAATCAGCTGAAGCAATTCTCGGAGGATCAGAATCATTAAGGCAATCGCAGTGAAGGTCCACAGAGTACCGTTTCTTTGCCAATTTGCTAACGAAAAATCTGATTCAGTATCGTTGCTGTTATGTGACGGAGATTCTGTTCCATTTTTCGGATCACCACTGCCGTACGTCATGGATAATATGTAAGCATTGAATATtaggtaaaaaattacatagaatataaaattggCGTATAAAATTGGGCTGATGCGTTGCCACTTGAGATAAAGGAACGACGAAAGTATTGGATGCTTTAGAAGATGTCGATGAGAATTACTATTAGCTATGTATAAAAATGGCTGCATTTCCATGCAGATTCTTTTGTAATCGACGTGACCCTTTTCAAGCAAACGTTCTCTGTCCTGATCTCTGGTAAAACCGTGCGGAGCTAGGCActgataattaaattcaatttcgtaATCCTCGTAATCATCAGTGTGTTCTTTGGTCGTTTGTAGACAGTCATCCAAATACCGAGACATACTTTCAGGGGATATATTTGCTATTGGAGGAATTCCCAAATCGTTTTGATGGCCGATGTAACTCCCAGATTTCAACAGCATGCTTATTATTTCCGAAGATTCTGCACGGGCCGCATAATGCAATGCAGTGTTTCCTTTCTCTGAAAAAAAACCACGCATATTAGGGAACTAATTTTTGGCAACGAATAATTCATAGAATTGATAAAACAGTTCGATCTACGATTCAAAATCTTTACCATCTACGTATCGAACGTTTACTGGCTTCAGCAAAATAAGTCTGAGAcaggccattcggtctgaccCACGAACAGCGTGAGATCCGAGTTCTTGACAGCCCTTAATAAGAAGACTTCCGCTTCGTTCTGCACCAGCGTCAAACAGTTCCTTGAGAACTTTGTGGTGGCCTCTGACCACAGCGTTTTCCGCCGCTTCAGCTAAGATCCCGCTATCATCAATGATCTCGTTCTTAGTCAAGCTCTTCACGACCCTTGGTAAATTTTGCCGAGCTGCTATTTTCAAAAGATCTATCATTTCTTCGTGTGTCATTTCGACGTTTTCCGCATGCTGTAAATAGCTGTCTTCGTCGTTACAATCCAAGAAGTATTTCAGATCACTGACGTCCATTGTTCTATTGATAACAGGTGGGAGTGAGATATGAGGTAATTTTTGTTCTAGAATCTGTCGCGTTGTTCTTCGTGTAAAGTCTTTGAAGCTATCTATATCTGCGGGGCACTTAGATTTAGAAAATATAAGATTGATCACAGCTTCTTGCGACGATGCCGCCGCTAAATGAGTCGGTGTTAATCCCTTGCTGTTTGCAATATTGGGACTAGCATTGTACTCCAATAAGACCTCGACACATT encodes:
- the LOC124412147 gene encoding gamma-tubulin complex component 2-like isoform X1, whose amino-acid sequence is MSEFKLHHLVGELLELLGSSSSPEKYVEELQKRCSRSSDLAISNVVTQSCVRKLAKNAPDPDLFLQKYEELKSKNVDLLGPFMQLLDLISADKNLKDHLGKNALSANLSNTKSSTITREDVPQICKNVIKAAVEGERKLNKQISMTDKRNDPPLVSQNWVVDRPRFSWDFPSDLSVTSCQKVVPAASQETILLWDILCCLKGMDGSYITSEPLANPYDVRSFVISQDVGTSYKQLAQQILPLASHYSMTVRFIEEKVLPEDGQVNHALRGALNCLLKDYLLFVVQLEAEHIRGKLNLQKLWFYIQPTMATMAILAHITSTICKASAKGGKVLSLLHEHMNDISGEAKSKELCLFLIRAASVPYMQTLEKWVYKGVISDPYQEFLVEDNELIQREELPMDYSADYWEKRYTVRHERIPVFLSEHAQTILRTGKYLNVIRQCGKTVQWGKQEPLEYQHRGQKYIAAIDRAYSEAARTLLEVLIHENDLMGRLRSVKNYFLLAQGDFVVQFMNLCEGELAKNMYDIVIHRLASLLELALRMSTADCDPYKDDLKPELLPHDLQFQMFRILSIQTQGEKDFCSQVDTALTGLEAFVFNYDVKWPVSLIINRKAIACYQMIFRHLFYCKHIERLLCRVWISNKIAKTFTCEAAMAYRQAFSLRQRMLDCIQHLEYYMMVEVIEPNWLTFLNKMSKVSNVDDVLSVHQDLLDNCLKECMLTDPVLLACITSLCAVCVEFCNFMQQMSRYYVDAELTSMIGSCQDDVGDCDSENDAESTLGAEEGSFEERITRLDTRFMEVLVRLLDRIRDLGREIDNEKLLNVLCRLDFNMFYTEMLSRQGMEKTTRQQDISG
- the LOC124412147 gene encoding gamma-tubulin complex component 2-like isoform X2; protein product: MSEFKLHHLVGELLELLGSSSSPEKYVEELQKRCSRSSDLAISNVVTQSCVRKLAKNAPDPDLFLQKYEELKSKNVDLLGPFMQLLDLISADKNLKDHLGKNALSANLSNTKSSTITREDVPQICKNVIKAAVEGERKLNKQISMTDKRNDPPLVSQNWVVDRPRFSWDFPSDLSVTSCQKVVPAASQETILLWDILCCLKGMDGSYITSEPLANPYDVRSFVISQDVGTSYKQLAQQILPLASHYSMTVRFIEEKVLPEDGQVNHALRGALNCLLKDYLLFVVQLEAEHIRGKLNLQKLWFYIQPTMATMAILAHITSTICKASAKGGKVLSLLHEHMNDISGEAKSKELCLFLIRAASVPYMQTLEKWVYKGVISDPYQEFLVEDNELIQREELPMDYSADYWEKRYTVRHERIPVFLSEHAQTILRTGKYLNVIRQCGKTVQWGKQEPLEYQHRGQKYIAAIDRAYSEAARTLLEVLIHENDLMGRLRSVKNYFLLAQGDFVVQFMNLCEGELAKNMYDIVIHRLASLLELALRMSTADCDPYKDDLKPELLPHDLQFQMFRILSIQTQGEKDFCSQVDTALTGLEAFVFNYDVKWPVSLIINRKAIACYQMIFRHLFYCKHIERLLCRVWISNKIAKTFTCEAAMAYRQAFSLRQRMLDCIQHLEYYMMVEVIEPNWLTFLNKMSKVSNVDDVLSVHQDLLDNCLKECMLTDPVLLACITSLCAVCVEFCNFMQNDAESTLGAEEGSFEERITRLDTRFMEVLVRLLDRIRDLGREIDNEKLLNVLCRLDFNMFYTEMLSRQGMEKTTRQQDISG
- the LOC124412146 gene encoding transient receptor potential cation channel protein painless, whose translation is MDTADQIMELQVFQDQGPSPHKLLLEYLKNRHYAAFKSLAMKSLKKNPPSIDMDHVYPYPLDKTVLDIACSNGLDDFVELILNLGANPNKENVVHQRSPLHFAAEAGHAGVLKILLSNPAIKPNLEVARQTALHLAVSNKNVECVEVLLEYNASPNIANSKGLTPTHLAAASSQEAVINLIFSKSKCPADIDSFKDFTRRTTRQILEQKLPHISLPPVINRTMDVSDLKYFLDCNDEDSYLQHAENVEMTHEEMIDLLKIAARQNLPRVVKSLTKNEIIDDSGILAEAAENAVVRGHHKVLKELFDAGAERSGSLLIKGCQELGSHAVRGSDRMACLRLILLKPVNVRYVDEKGNTALHYAARAESSEIISMLLKSGSYIGHQNDLGIPPIANISPESMSRYLDDCLQTTKEHTDDYEDYEIEFNYQCLAPHGFTRDQDRERLLEKGHVDYKRICMEMQPFLYIANSNSHRHLLKHPILSSFLYLKWQRISPILYANFIFYVIFYLIFNAYILSMTYGSGDPKNGTESPSHNSNDTESDFSLANWQRNGTLWTFTAIALMILILRELLQLISSPWNYFLSSENWVELLLVCLGVALLGRPEPCTGAVAILLSAWELVILIGQHPRMSTAIEMFKTVTLNFIHFLFLYAFLILAFALAFYTLFKDEGDFLDPGHSLFKTIIMLTGEFDASDMPFIFHPILSRLVFVLFVFLIAIVLFNLLNGLAVSDTAEILGKAELVGLISRAKLVAYAEGIVVGSPVLTNRWCCHYGAFVQRMRINPLRFLSKKILFFPDFLPEAKIRVKPLRGNTVIPHGKTVYKNTCSKLALDRHIITQAKDIILSRGRVSDYEKIVNVFNQKFERLEAMLQNINLALKENSCNNNETE